A region of the Bacillota bacterium genome:
CGCGAGCATGAAGTCCCCGGTCAGCACCGCCGCGTAGTTGCCCCACACAGCGTTGACCGTGGGCCGCCCGCGGCGCGTTTCGGAGGCATCGATGACGTCATCGTGAACCAGGGTCGCCATGTGAATCATCTCGGCGGCCGCAGCGATGGGGATGACGGTACCGTCCGGCGTCCCGAACACCCTGCCGGCCAGAAGCGTCACAATGGGGCGGATCCGCTTGCCGCCCGCCCTCAGCAGGTGGAGCGAGGTGGTGGCCCCCAGGCCTTCTGCGGACGAGAGCACGTCTTCCAGCAGCGCCTCAACTTTCCTCAGCGCTTCACCCAGAAAGGCCTGAACTCGCTCCGCTACCTCTGGAGGCTTTTGCCCGCGCTGTCCCTGAGCCATTGACCCCGTCCGTTCTCCTGGCCGAGCCGCGCCCCGAATTCGCCCTCCGAGCGCCCGGGCGGCACCTGGCCCACGTGAATCGCAGCGATGCCGCCCAGAAGGTTTTTGAAGCGAACGGAAACCAACCCGGCCTTCTCCATGATGGAAGCCAGCCTGTCCTGGTCCGGGAAAGCGGTCAGGGACCCGGGGAGGTAGTCGTAGGGCCCCGACCGCCCGATGATCCACCGGCCGAGGCGGGGCACGATGCGGTAAAAGTAGAACTCGTAGAGCCGCCGCCACAGCCGCCCGCGCGGGTGCGACAGCTCCAGGCAGACGACCCGCCCGCCGGGCCGCACCACCCGCCGCATTTCTGCAAAGTACCGGTGCAGATCCGCCACGTTGCGTGCCGCAAAGGCCGTCGCGGCCGCATCGAAGGAACCGTCCGCAAAGGGGAGGAAAAGCGCGTTGGCGCACGCGAGCCGAACGCTCCCGCCCGGGCGGCCTGCCGCGCCGCGCCGGTTCAGCTTTCTCTTCGCCACATCCATCATGCCGAACGCAAAGTCTAGCCCGACCACGCAAGCGCCTGGCCCCATGCGCCGCGAGAGTTCCAGGGCGAGGTCGCCCGTACCCGTGGCAACGTCCAGCACCCGCCTGGCGCCCAAAGCGCACGCCTGCGCGGCAGCGCTGCGCCGCCACAACACGTCCTGCCAGAAGCTCAAGAGCCGGTTGAGAAGGTCGTAGCGGGAGGAAATGCTGTCGAACATCTCCCGCACGTACCGTTCCCGGCCTCTACGGTCCCTGGGAACCCCCAGCGCCTGAAGATCCAACCGCCTCGGGCGCCCGTCTTCGCCTCTTGTCGTGCCGACTGGCCTCCCCGCGGCCCTACTCGCTCAGGTAGTACGCCAGCCGCTGCATCTCCAGGCTCACGTCGGCGTTGGCCAGGTGGACGCCTGGAGGTACCACCAGCTTGGCCGGTGCGAAGTTGAGAATCGCCTTGATGCCGGCTTCCACGCACCGGTCGACCACCTGCTGGGCCGCCGGCGCGGGAACCGCCACGATCGCCATCTGCAGGTGCTCCTCTTTGGCAACCTGCGACAGCGCCTCCATGGGGTAGATGTACAGCCCGTCCAGGTGCGTCCGGACCTTGGAGGGATCGTTGTCAAACAGGGCCACGATGTGTAAGTTGAAGTGGGTGTCGTCCTTGTAGCGCTGCTGGTTGTAACGCACGAGCGCATGACCCAGGCTGCCGACGCCGACCAGCGCGATGCGGATCTCCCGATCCAGGTTCAAGATCTTGCGCAGCTCTTCGCGAAGGTAACTGACCTCGTAGCCCACGCCCTGCTTGCCAAACTCCCCGAACCAGGCCAGGTCCTTGCGGACCAGCGCCGGGCTCACTCCAGCCCTCTCGCCCAGTTCGTGGGAGGACATCAACTTGACCTCGCCGCTCTGATAGGCTTCCTCAAGGACACGCAGGTACAGCGGCAGCCGGCGCACGACCGCGTCCGATATCTTTTTCCAGCGCATCATCACCACGCAGCTCACCCCCCGCCCGCAAGGCCGGCCGAACGAAGACAGTGAAGACCTTTGCCCCCTCGTGCGGGCTCATTATAACCTGCTCACACGCAGCCGATCAATTCGATACTGGCGCCGTTTACGCCTATTTGTGATATGGCGCACCACGCACCAGGGTGGCGGCCCGGTAGATCTGTTCCGCCAGGATGAGGCGGGCAAGCTCGTGCGCCAGGGTGAGCGGGGAAAGGGAGAGCCTCTCGTCGCAGAGCCGGACGATCTCCGGATCGAGCCCCCAGGCGCCGCCCACGAAAAAGGCCACGTCGGCCTCGCTCAGCCTCGCTTCGAGCCACCCGGCAAACCCCTCGCTGGTAAACGTCCGCCCGTTCACTTCCAGCGCCACCCGAACCACCCTGGAAGGGAGGGAAAGCGTGAGCATCCGGCGGGCTTCTTCGCGCATCGCGGCCGTCCCGCCGCCCAGGGCGCTGCCCTGCCGCACCTCCACGA
Encoded here:
- a CDS encoding ubiquinone/menaquinone biosynthesis methyltransferase, whose amino-acid sequence is MDLQALGVPRDRRGRERYVREMFDSISSRYDLLNRLLSFWQDVLWRRSAAAQACALGARRVLDVATGTGDLALELSRRMGPGACVVGLDFAFGMMDVAKRKLNRRGAAGRPGGSVRLACANALFLPFADGSFDAAATAFAARNVADLHRYFAEMRRVVRPGGRVVCLELSHPRGRLWRRLYEFYFYRIVPRLGRWIIGRSGPYDYLPGSLTAFPDQDRLASIMEKAGLVSVRFKNLLGGIAAIHVGQVPPGRSEGEFGARLGQENGRGQWLRDSAGKSLQR
- a CDS encoding redox-sensing transcriptional repressor Rex, whose product is MMRWKKISDAVVRRLPLYLRVLEEAYQSGEVKLMSSHELGERAGVSPALVRKDLAWFGEFGKQGVGYEVSYLREELRKILNLDREIRIALVGVGSLGHALVRYNQQRYKDDTHFNLHIVALFDNDPSKVRTHLDGLYIYPMEALSQVAKEEHLQMAIVAVPAPAAQQVVDRCVEAGIKAILNFAPAKLVVPPGVHLANADVSLEMQRLAYYLSE
- a CDS encoding 23S rRNA (pseudouridine(1915)-N(3))-methyltransferase RlmH, which gives rise to MGRLWIVAAGRIRHPGIRQATEEYLARAARMGMAARVVEVRQGSALGGGTAAMREEARRMLTLSLPSRVVRVALEVNGRTFTSEGFAGWLEARLSEADVAFFVGGAWGLDPEIVRLCDERLSLSPLTLAHELARLILAEQIYRAATLVRGAPYHK